From the genome of Cytobacillus firmus, one region includes:
- a CDS encoding DUF3267 domain-containing protein, translated as MENKKATVVTVSMIKLQIYLFFTTMVLIFGVLFLHAVFYGSGEMSFDLTGMLLFLAGMVAIVILHEAIHLAGFHYIGGVPWKEMSWGVNLKMGVAYAHAKQPVTVQQMKKVLMLPFIPTGLLPLILGVVFNMPGLSVLGAILTVGCMGDLVLYQKLLKFPNEALVIDHPTKPQFTIYE; from the coding sequence GTGGAAAATAAAAAAGCAACAGTTGTTACTGTTTCAATGATCAAGCTGCAGATTTATTTATTCTTTACAACGATGGTGCTTATATTTGGGGTACTCTTTTTACATGCTGTGTTTTATGGCAGTGGGGAAATGTCTTTTGACCTCACAGGTATGCTATTATTTTTAGCTGGCATGGTCGCTATCGTTATTTTGCATGAAGCCATTCATTTGGCGGGTTTTCACTATATTGGCGGTGTTCCCTGGAAGGAAATGTCCTGGGGAGTCAATTTGAAAATGGGTGTGGCTTATGCTCATGCCAAACAGCCAGTAACAGTTCAGCAAATGAAAAAGGTTTTAATGCTGCCATTCATTCCGACTGGCTTATTGCCGCTTATTCTGGGGGTTGTGTTTAATATGCCTGGATTATCGGTCCTGGGAGCAATATTGACAGTTGGCTGCATGGGGGATCTTGTTTTGTATCAAAAGCTATTAAAATTTCCTAATGAGGCTCTTGTCATTGACCATCCGACTAAACCGCAATTTACGATTTATGAATAG